The DNA sequence AGTAGATTTTCAGGAACAGGGCATACCTTCGACGATACGCCGGTCTGTGCAACACGGCATAGATGTAGCCGAGAATCTCTTCGGGCTCGTAATGGTGGAGGTATTTCTGATTGTTAACTTGGCGTAACCCTGGCGCAAAATCCTCACTCCGGTTTTTACCGCTGAGGGGATCGGCCAAAATGCGGAAAAAGCTTAACGCGGGAATTTTTGCTTTTGACTCTAGGGTAATTATAAAATTCTTACCAAGGTCCGATGCCGCCACAAGACAGCAAAATCCTTGAAGCATCGGCCTGGTCATGGTAGACTGGATGCAGATTGTTAAGCAGAAGAGCGGAAATGGAAGCTAAAAAACGATTGATATTCCCTTTAGATGCGCCCGACGGCAAGCAGGCCCGGCAGTTGATCCGGCTGTTGCAGAATGAAGTTGGATTGTTCAAGGTCGGACTGGAGCTGTTTGTTGCGGAAGGGCCGCAGTTTTTTCGGACTATGGCGGCGGAGGCTGGAACCGATTTTTTCCTGGACCTGAAATTTCACGATATCCCCGAGACCATGAGCCGTGCCCTTAAAAACCTGTTTTCGGGGGTAGCCTTGACCACAATCCATTGTGATCAGGGGGCCCGGTTGCTGCGAGCGGTGCAAGAGACGCAGGATCGCGGAATCAACGTATTAGGCGTCACTGTCTTAACCAGTATCGATGGCAAGGACCTGCTGGCCGCCGGTATTGATCCGAGGTATGCCAATCCCCCTCGGGAGCTTGTCTTGTTGCGGGCGGGTCTGGCCAAGGCTGCCGGATGCAGTGGAGTGGTCTGTTCGGGCCAGGAGGCGCAAGTAGTAAAGGAGAGATTCGGCTCCGATTTTATCGTCGTCTGTCCGGGCATCCGGCCGGAGTGGTCTGTTGCCCCGGAAGATGATCAGAAAAGAATCATGACGCCGTCTGAGGCTATCAAGGCCGGCGCCGATTATATCGTCGTAGGACGGCCCATTCGCCTGGCTGCCGACTCGGTAGCTGCGGCCCGGATGGTAGTGGCGGAGATAGCTGCGGCATTGCAATAATCAGAGTTACAGCCCCCCTAAGTAACCTCTGCCGAAAGGTCTTTTTCAACCTGGGGCAGGCCTGACAATAAAAAAACAGCGCTTAGGCTCAGGGCCACCAGAGCTAGCGCTACCCCCCATTGCAATCCGGCCAAATCCGCCAGCCAGCCGATCAGAAAGGGTGACGGGACATCTCCGATCAGGTGAATGACGATGATATTGCAGGCAACGGCGATGGCTCGGCGAGTCGGACCGGCGACGCTGACAATGAGCGTGGTCAGTAGCGCCGGGTTCAGGAATAAAAGGAAGATGGCCGCAAACAGGCCGATCTGATAGGCTGTTGAATTAGTGGCAAAGATAGCCAAAACCCCGAACGGCAGGGCCAGGGCCACTCCCAACCCTGATACCCACAGATGTGCCCTCCGGCTGTATCGAAAGAGCCAGTCTCCTCCCCAACCGCCCGCCAACGTTCCCAGCCCCCCGGCCACGGTGGTGGCCAGAGCCATCAGCAGGTTGGCCTCCTTCAGGGTCAAACCCTTGGTTACCTCCAGGAACCGGGGCATCCAGAAAGCCAGTCCCCCCAAGGCGAAGGTAAGAAAGCCATAGCCGGTAGTCACCCGGACAAAGGTAGGGATGCGCCACAAGCCCACGACGGCCCGCCAATTCAAGATCTGTTTCTCATGTTGAGCTGCGGCTGCTGCCGGAAGCTGATGACGCGGCAGGGTGTAGACCAGGCTCGCCATCAGCAATCCTGGCAGACCGGCCAGCAGAAAGCTCCAGCGCCAGCCCCAGGCACTTCCCACCAGACCGCCAAAAAAGTAGGCTAGTGCCGCCCCTACCGGAATCGTGGCGTAGAATATGCCTAACACTCGGCCTCGTTTGGCTAACGGTAATATATCGGCCAGGTAGGCGGGAGCCAGGGTGCCGAAGGAGGCCTCTCCCAACCCCACCAGACCCCGGGCTGCTATTAGACCGGGATAGGTGGTGATCCAGAAGGGCAGGCTCGTGGCCAGGCTCCAGACCGCAGCGCCCAAGGCCATGAATTTGCGCCGACCCCAACGGTCTCCCAGATAGCCGAAAACCGGGGCGGAAATCAAATAAACCAAAAAAAAGGCGCTACCCAAAAAGCCGTAGGCTTTATCAGATAAACCGAAGTCATGTTTGAGCAGGGTATTAACCGCGGCTACAATATAACGGTCAAAATAGTCCAATAAGTTCAGGGTGGTGAGTACGAAGACGACCCAAAAAATCGGTTTCCGGCTTCTGCTTGGCTGACAGCTTATTTCCATGATTTGTGGGTGCTTTGGCAAGATTGATACATAGTCTGGCGAACAGGGTCCTGACGGGAGACTGAGCGCGAATCCTAAAGCTTCTAAGAGCCCGCAGGTATACGAAATTCGAAACAGCCTTTATTTAAGGGTTCCTATGAGACATTGTCAACTTATTTTAATCCTCATTGGACTAAGAACAGGCGGAAGTTGTATAATGGAAGGAGTAAAATTCCCTTTAGGAGCCGATTAGGGCCAAAGCTTTTAGAGCAGAATTATTCCGGCAGACAGGCTTTGGGTGGACGGCATAATGAACGGCAGGGTCTCCTAATATCCATAAGCTACTGGAGCCGCTATGTCTTGGATGAAATAGGGGAAAAAATAATATGTCGGGACAGCGGAGGCAAAGGGCTAATCAATCATTGTTATTTCCTCGGACATGTGCTAAAAATGTAACTATTAAGGTGGGATAACGAAAGCTTGGAGCATGGTGAACCAGCTTTGGAAAAGAGGTCTTGATATACCTATCTATTGAATAATTTTGGATATCATCCCTCTGATGGTAGCTGTTATGATTTATTAAGCACCGGCAAACCATGAAAATTATCTGGCGATGGCCCA is a window from the Desulfobacca acetoxidans DSM 11109 genome containing:
- the pyrF gene encoding orotidine-5'-phosphate decarboxylase codes for the protein MEAKKRLIFPLDAPDGKQARQLIRLLQNEVGLFKVGLELFVAEGPQFFRTMAAEAGTDFFLDLKFHDIPETMSRALKNLFSGVALTTIHCDQGARLLRAVQETQDRGINVLGVTVLTSIDGKDLLAAGIDPRYANPPRELVLLRAGLAKAAGCSGVVCSGQEAQVVKERFGSDFIVVCPGIRPEWSVAPEDDQKRIMTPSEAIKAGADYIVVGRPIRLAADSVAAARMVVAEIAAALQ
- a CDS encoding spinster family MFS transporter, with product MEISCQPSRSRKPIFWVVFVLTTLNLLDYFDRYIVAAVNTLLKHDFGLSDKAYGFLGSAFFLVYLISAPVFGYLGDRWGRRKFMALGAAVWSLATSLPFWITTYPGLIAARGLVGLGEASFGTLAPAYLADILPLAKRGRVLGIFYATIPVGAALAYFFGGLVGSAWGWRWSFLLAGLPGLLMASLVYTLPRHQLPAAAAAQHEKQILNWRAVVGLWRIPTFVRVTTGYGFLTFALGGLAFWMPRFLEVTKGLTLKEANLLMALATTVAGGLGTLAGGWGGDWLFRYSRRAHLWVSGLGVALALPFGVLAIFATNSTAYQIGLFAAIFLLFLNPALLTTLIVSVAGPTRRAIAVACNIIVIHLIGDVPSPFLIGWLADLAGLQWGVALALVALSLSAVFLLSGLPQVEKDLSAEVT
- a CDS encoding type ISP restriction/modification enzyme, whose protein sequence is MTRPMLQGFCCLVAASDLGKNFIITLESKAKIPALSFFRILADPLSGKNRSEDFAPGLRQVNNQKYLHHYEPEEILGYIYAVLHRPAYRRRYALFLKIYFLYLSLVS